The following proteins come from a genomic window of Vanessa tameamea isolate UH-Manoa-2023 chromosome 6, ilVanTame1 primary haplotype, whole genome shotgun sequence:
- the LOC113396387 gene encoding mitotic spindle assembly checkpoint protein MAD2A encodes MSQQQTKNCITLRGSAQILCEYLNYAINSVLFQRGLYPPETFKAAQQYGITLLLSEDPQIKNFLTNLLTQSEEWILNKKVSKLSLVILNVANKEILECWDFNVQYEEGDVALSKEKNETVGSKDLKKIQQEIRDVMLQVAATISYLPFLDCRCSFDVLVHAKTDCDIPEKWAEAEPVAIVNAQNVQLKTFSTSLHKMETVVSYKLVD; translated from the exons ATGTCTCAACAGCAGACGAAAAATTGTATAACGCTTCGGGGTTCAGCACAAATATTGTGTGAATATTTAA attatgcCATAAATTCAGTACTATTTCAACGTGGTTTATATCCACCGGAAACGTTTAAGGCGGCTCAACAATACGGAATTACTTTACTCCTTTCTGAAGATCCACAAATCAAGAATTTTCTTACAAATCTATTAACTCAAAGTGAAG AatggatattaaataaaaaagtaagtaaactctctctagtaatattaaatgtagCCAATAAAGAAATTTTGGAATGTTGGGATTTCAACGTCCAATATGAAGAAGGTGATGTAGCATTATCTAAGGAAAAAAATGAGACTGTTGGTAGTAAAGATTTGAAGAAAATACAACAGGAAATAAGAGATGTTATGTTGCAAGTTGCGGCTACAATATCTTATTTACCTTTCCTAGATTGTAGATGTTCATTTGATGTTCTAGTACATGCTAAGACGGACTGTGACATACCAGAGAAATGGGCAGAAGCCGAGCCTGTTGCTATAGTTAATGCTCAAAatgtacaattaaaaacattttcaacaaGTCTACATAAAATGGAAACAGTAGTTAGTTATAAACTTGTTGATTAG